The Bombus fervidus isolate BK054 chromosome 3, iyBomFerv1, whole genome shotgun sequence genome includes a window with the following:
- the Hs3st-a gene encoding heparan sulfate 3-O sulfotransferase-A isoform X1: MLGRMNGSSNRIKGGGDPLKSFALWMSRSAMRPAEGDTSDCILVVGISRPKMAAAFLTVVLLSLFLTFHILYDSAVYSLHAASAVEGRTVELVSQVRATPPLLFSSKVHFPRTSRHLPQAIIIGVRKCGTRALLEMLFLHPQIQKAAGEVHFFDRDDNYGKGLEWYRRKMPYSFRGQITIEKSPSYFVTPEVPERIRAMNASVKLLLIVREPVTRAISDYTQLRTHAATASTLTNGTPRSIQQQQAARSFEELVIRPDGSINESYRPVAISLYHTYMHRWLEVFSREQILIVNGDQLIEDPVPQLRRIENFLGLEPRIGRHNFYFNHTKGFYCLRNETSEKCLKESKGRRHPRVSPVVVTKLRRFFNEHNQRFYELVGEDLGWPEE, translated from the exons ATGCTGGGACGAATGAACGGTAGTAGCAATCGGATAAAAGGAGGAGGAGATCCGTTAAAATCGTTCGCACT GTGGATGTCCCGCTCTGCCATGAGGCCGGCCGAGGGCGACACATCGGACTGCATCCTGGTGGTTGGCATATCCAGACCGAAAATGGCCGCTGCCTTCCTCACCGTTGTCCTACTTTCCCTCTTTCTGACCTTCCACATTCTGTACGATAGCGCGGTATACAGTCTTCACGCAGCCTCCGCCGTCGAGGGTCGTACCGTCGAACTCGTCTCCCAAGTCCGCGCCACACCGCCTTTGCTCTTCTCCAGCAAGGTGCACTTCCCACGCACCAGCCGTCATCTACCTCAGGCAATCATCATCGGCGTACGGAAATGTGGCACCAGGGCGCTCCTCGAGATGCTCTTCCTTCACCCGCAAATCCAGAAAGCCGCTGGCGAGGTACATTTCTTCGACCGCGACGATAATTACGGGAAAGGCCTCGAGTGGTATCGACGCAAGATGCCTTATTCCTTCAGGGGCCAAATCACCATCGAGAAAAGTCCCAGCTATTTCGTCACGCCAGAG GTACCTGAAAGAATCCGCGCGATGAACGCGAGCGTGAAGCTGCTGCTGATAGTGCGAGAACCAGTGACCAGAGCGATATCCGACTACACTCAGCTGCGGACGCACGCCGCGACCGCTTCGACCCTGACGAATGGAACACCACGAAGCATCCAGCAACAGCAGGCGGCTCGTAGCTTCGAGGAACTGGTGATACGACCGGACGGTAGCATCAACGAGTCGTACAGGCCAGTAGCGATTTCCCTGTACCACACGTACATGCATAGGTGGCTGGAGGTGTTCTCCAGGGAGCAGATCCTCATAGTGAACGGTGACCAATTGATCGAGGACCCGGTGCCTCAGTTGCGCAGGATCGAGAATTTCCTCGGATTGGAGCCACGGATCGGCAGGCACAATTTCTACTTCAACCACACGAAAGGCTTCTACTGTCTGCGCAATGAGACGTCGGAGAAATGTCTGAAGGAGAGCAAAGGCAGACGACATCCACGCGTTAGTCCCGTGGTGGTCACTAAGCTAAGGAGGTTCTTCAACGAACACAATCAACGATTCTACGAGCTCGTAGGGGAAGATCTCGGCTGGCCTGAGGAATAG
- the Hs3st-a gene encoding heparan sulfate 3-O sulfotransferase-A isoform X2, translating into MPNKARPRREWSPQSPIDVLWMSRSAMRPAEGDTSDCILVVGISRPKMAAAFLTVVLLSLFLTFHILYDSAVYSLHAASAVEGRTVELVSQVRATPPLLFSSKVHFPRTSRHLPQAIIIGVRKCGTRALLEMLFLHPQIQKAAGEVHFFDRDDNYGKGLEWYRRKMPYSFRGQITIEKSPSYFVTPEVPERIRAMNASVKLLLIVREPVTRAISDYTQLRTHAATASTLTNGTPRSIQQQQAARSFEELVIRPDGSINESYRPVAISLYHTYMHRWLEVFSREQILIVNGDQLIEDPVPQLRRIENFLGLEPRIGRHNFYFNHTKGFYCLRNETSEKCLKESKGRRHPRVSPVVVTKLRRFFNEHNQRFYELVGEDLGWPEE; encoded by the exons GTGGATGTCCCGCTCTGCCATGAGGCCGGCCGAGGGCGACACATCGGACTGCATCCTGGTGGTTGGCATATCCAGACCGAAAATGGCCGCTGCCTTCCTCACCGTTGTCCTACTTTCCCTCTTTCTGACCTTCCACATTCTGTACGATAGCGCGGTATACAGTCTTCACGCAGCCTCCGCCGTCGAGGGTCGTACCGTCGAACTCGTCTCCCAAGTCCGCGCCACACCGCCTTTGCTCTTCTCCAGCAAGGTGCACTTCCCACGCACCAGCCGTCATCTACCTCAGGCAATCATCATCGGCGTACGGAAATGTGGCACCAGGGCGCTCCTCGAGATGCTCTTCCTTCACCCGCAAATCCAGAAAGCCGCTGGCGAGGTACATTTCTTCGACCGCGACGATAATTACGGGAAAGGCCTCGAGTGGTATCGACGCAAGATGCCTTATTCCTTCAGGGGCCAAATCACCATCGAGAAAAGTCCCAGCTATTTCGTCACGCCAGAG GTACCTGAAAGAATCCGCGCGATGAACGCGAGCGTGAAGCTGCTGCTGATAGTGCGAGAACCAGTGACCAGAGCGATATCCGACTACACTCAGCTGCGGACGCACGCCGCGACCGCTTCGACCCTGACGAATGGAACACCACGAAGCATCCAGCAACAGCAGGCGGCTCGTAGCTTCGAGGAACTGGTGATACGACCGGACGGTAGCATCAACGAGTCGTACAGGCCAGTAGCGATTTCCCTGTACCACACGTACATGCATAGGTGGCTGGAGGTGTTCTCCAGGGAGCAGATCCTCATAGTGAACGGTGACCAATTGATCGAGGACCCGGTGCCTCAGTTGCGCAGGATCGAGAATTTCCTCGGATTGGAGCCACGGATCGGCAGGCACAATTTCTACTTCAACCACACGAAAGGCTTCTACTGTCTGCGCAATGAGACGTCGGAGAAATGTCTGAAGGAGAGCAAAGGCAGACGACATCCACGCGTTAGTCCCGTGGTGGTCACTAAGCTAAGGAGGTTCTTCAACGAACACAATCAACGATTCTACGAGCTCGTAGGGGAAGATCTCGGCTGGCCTGAGGAATAG